AAACATTTTCTAGACGGTTGTATTCCGGGGAAACTCCGACATAGGCTTCTAGGGCGCCTGGGTTTCGATGATTGCGTGCGAGTTCCATTGCTACGGGAACAAACGCCTCCCCGGCCAGCATTCGGCACATTTTAATAATGGCGGTAATACCGGCATCATTTCCGGCAGGGTGAACCTTGTTTATGTCTTCGGAGGTGGTCATGGAAAATCGATAATGTGTTCCAACTTTGTCCAAACGTGTAATCAGGGAATTATTAACCAGATGAGAATAGCGGTGTAAACGCTGGAAACCCTCCAGCAGCGAGTCGCTTGCCAGCCAGGCAAACCCAAGGGCATGGAAAGTGGTGGGGTTCCAGCTAGTACCAACGGCGACCCCCAAATCTTCGTCACCGGTTAAGGTTACGGCCGCTTCCCATAGTTGTGGCATTTTAAGTGCTTCAAATCGAGCCTGACCATCGCCCAATTTGGTGTAATCGAGCCCTACCTCTTTAAATACTGGTTTTGGATCATACCCGCGTGCCTTCAATGTACTCCATAAAAGCAGTGCCCACGATGTGAGTGTGGTAGTGGCCATAGGTTCTCCTTTGTTCGACGAAAGCAT
The Teredinibacter franksiae DNA segment above includes these coding regions:
- a CDS encoding AraC family transcriptional regulator codes for the protein MATTTLTSWALLLWSTLKARGYDPKPVFKEVGLDYTKLGDGQARFEALKMPQLWEAAVTLTGDEDLGVAVGTSWNPTTFHALGFAWLASDSLLEGFQRLHRYSHLVNNSLITRLDKVGTHYRFSMTTSEDINKVHPAGNDAGITAIIKMCRMLAGEAFVPVAMELARNHRNPGALEAYVGVSPEYNRLENVLLIDQHVADKSLATGNSMLAEANEQTIRQYLTEVDRNNVVGNVIAILIDMLPSGNASEEAVADKMNLTLRTLQRKLKSENQSFKKLQNETREKLANSHIKNSQMSLTEIAYLLGFADQANFTRAYKRWTGYSPSSHRKELLLQKTA